GATGTCTTCGGGCACCTGAGCAAGCGGGCTTGAGGTCGGCTCCCCGGGGACGTAGAGGTACACCTCGCCCCGTCGGCAGCGAAACGTCTCCTCCTTTCCCGGTTCACCTGCCACGGGAGGATGTCTGTGCTCCGGGCAGAGCTGCCAGGGGAAGAGGATCAGTTCCTTGGCGCACACCCGCTCAGTATTGACGTAGGTAAGGAGCTGGAGACCAACTGTATCTAGACGGCCGAGGCCAAAGTCTGCTACCTCGATTCGGTCCGCCTCCTCCGAGGTGACGGCTATCCCCGCCGCCTCGAACTGGGCAAGAGCCCGCTTGACCGCCTTGGCCCGCTCGCTAGTGGTGATCACCTGTACCTCCGGTATGAGACATCACTCGGTCCCGGCGACGGCAATCTACGAGGCCGCCCGGGCGTGGCTGTCCAAGGCAGTGCGCATCACCTGCCGCAGCTCAGCGATGCCGAACGGCTTCACCAACACCGCGTCCACTTCCCCTTCAGCGGAGGGGCGATCGCCCTCTTCCGTCCAGCCGGTGATGAGCACTACTGGCACGGCTTTTCCACTGCATTTGGCGGCTCGCGCGAGCTGCCAGCCGGGCATGTCGGGCAGCCCCAGGTCAGTGAGGACGAGATCGAACTCGTGGGCATCGAGCAGCTGCAGTCCCTCTCGCGCAGTGGCTGCGGCAGTAGCCGTGTGGCCGTCTAGCCGCAGCATGCGCATCAACACCTCTCGCACCTGCGGCTCGTCGTCGATCAGCAGCACCCTCAGCGGCCGGCCTCCCGGCGTGTCCGGTCGCCCGAGATCAACGGCGGCATCCCCTACCGCTAGCGGCAGCGAGACGGTGAACACTGAGCCCACTCCGGGCTGGCTGGATACCTCTAGCTCCCCGCTGTGCTCCTCGACAATGCGCTTGGAGATGGACAGGCCCAGGCCAGTGCCACCCTCGCCCTTAGTAGTGAAGAACGGCTCAAACAGCCGCTCCATCACCTCCCCGCTCATGCCCACGCCGGTGTCCCGGACCGAGAGGCGAACGGTCTCGCCGTCTACCCACCCCTTCAGGGTAAGGACCCCACCAGCCGGCATGGCGTCAAGGGCGTTCAGCACCAGATTGGTCAGCACCTGACGCAGC
The nucleotide sequence above comes from Anaerolineae bacterium. Encoded proteins:
- a CDS encoding D-lyxose/D-mannose family sugar isomerase — encoded protein: MTTSERAKAVKRALAQFEAAGIAVTSEEADRIEVADFGLGRLDTVGLQLLTYVNTERVCAKELILFPWQLCPEHRHPPVAGEPGKEETFRCRRGEVYLYVPGEPTSSPLAQVPEDIRQYLTVWHEVRLRPGEQYTLAPDTLHWFQAGPEGAVLSEFSTTSRDELDVFTDPRIERETRISES